The following proteins are encoded in a genomic region of Gigantopelta aegis isolate Gae_Host unplaced genomic scaffold, Gae_host_genome ctg4959_pilon_pilon:::debris, whole genome shotgun sequence:
- the LOC121366186 gene encoding LOW QUALITY PROTEIN: cyclin-dependent kinase 14-like (The sequence of the model RefSeq protein was modified relative to this genomic sequence to represent the inferred CDS: deleted 2 bases in 2 codons): MIASPRRDTAKKWSVYLMETGESAANVVDRLGSPFGRLETYKKLDALGEGSYATVAKGISTANGHFVALKEIRLNSEEGTPFTAIREASLLKGLKHSNMVTLHDIIHTPNNLTFVFEYEDTDLSRFMEKHPGPLDPRNVRYYWLQTTAWITFCHRRKILHRDLKPQNILLNHNGELKLATLDFSSVLNLYKKTYSHEVVTLWYRPPDVIMGSTEYSTFIRYGSGCIFVEMLLVNLSSWFERVYMILGTPNERTWPGIKRLAEYRPEMYEQCDYLGLEVVAPMIQLQQLHCHPHVLDIPCLLFQVPQGSVSQSQDSTTAILRDAFCNFAAFHLSEESSTMREIVSIKS, from the exons TTGGGGTCTCCTTTTGGTCGATTAGAAACTTACAAGAAGTTAGACGCATTAGGAGAAGGTTCTTATGCAACTGTCGCTAAAGGAATTAGCAC GGCAAATGGTCACTTTGTAGCTTTAAAAGAAATACGTCTAAATTCTGAAGAGGGGACTCCATTCACTGCTATCAGAGAAG CTTCCTTATTGAAAGGTCTTAAACATTCAAATATGGTGACATTACATGATATTATT CACACTCCTAACAATCTAACTTTTGTCTTTGAATATG AGGATACTGATCTTAGTCGTTTCATGGAGAAACATCCTGGTCCTTTGGACCCTAGGAATGTAAGATATTACTGGTTACAAACTACTGCGTGGATTACATTTTGTCATCGAAGGAAAATACTCCACAG AGATCTCAAACCACAGAATATACTTTTAAATCATAATGGAGAACTAAAATTAGCCACTTTGGATTTTAGCTCAGTGCTAAATCtgtacaaaaaaacc tactcTCATGAAGTTGTAACGCTGTGGTATCGTCCACCTGATGTAATCATGGGCTCAACTGAGTACTCTACGTTCATTAGATAT GGGAGTGGGTGTATCTTTGTGGAAATGTTACTGGTAAACCTCTCTTCCTGGTTTGAAAGGGTGTATAT GATTCTTGGTACACCTAATGAAAGAACATGGCCAGGTATTAAAAGACTTGCTGAATATAGACCAGAAATGTATGAACAATGTGATTATTTGGGTCTTGAAGTTGTAGCACCTAT GATACAGCTGCAGCAGTTGCATTGTCATCCTCATGTCCTCGATATTCCATGTCTACTATTTCAGGTTCCACAAGGTAGTGTATCCCAATCCCAAGATTCCACCACAGCAATACTAAGAGATGCTTTCTGTAACTTTGCAGCATTCCACTTGTCTGAGGAATCTAGTACAATGAGAGAGATAGTTTCAATAAAAAGTTGA